A stretch of the Harpia harpyja isolate bHarHar1 chromosome 5, bHarHar1 primary haplotype, whole genome shotgun sequence genome encodes the following:
- the OXR1 gene encoding oxidation resistance protein 1 isoform X9: MSRLWYGKKGRKHQPVNHKYALITTREDINSKQATNIKTDLEPEAFRPNLSDPSELLQPEQIEKLTKSLPPRTIGYPWTLVYSTAKHGMSLKTLYRTMLGLDTPVLLVIKDSDGQVFGALASEPFKVSDGFYGTGETFMFTFSPDFEVFKWTGDNMFFIKGDMDSLAFGGGGGEFALWLDGDLYHGRSHSCKTFGNHTLSKREDFIIQDIEIWAFE; the protein is encoded by the exons ATAACGACAAGAGAAGATATCAATTCAAAACAGGCAACAAATATCAAAACAGACCTGGAGCCTGAAGCATTCCGGCCAAATCTTAGCGATCCCAGTGAATTACTACAGCCAGAACAAATTGAAAAA CTCACAAAGTCTCTTCCACCACGGACCATTGGCTATCCATGGACTCTTGTCTACAGTACTGCAAAGCATGGCATGAGCTTGAAGACTTTGTATCGAACTATGCTGGGATTAGACACACCTGTGCTGTTGGTTATCAAGGACAGTGATGGACAG GTTTTTGGTGCACTAGCATCTGAACCATTTAAAGTGAGCGATGGCTTTTATGGCACTGGGGAGACCTTTATGTTTACTTTTTCTCCAGATTTTGAG gTTTTCAAATGGACAGGAGACAACATGTTCTTCATTAAAGGAGACATGGACTCCCTTGCTTTTGGTGGAGGAGG AGGGGAGTTTGCTCTTTGGCTCGATGGTGATCTCTACCATGGAAGAAGTCATTCATGTAAAACATTTGGGAATCATACACTTTCTAAGAGAGAAGACTTCATTATTCAAGACATAGAAATATGGGCTTTTGAATGA
- the OXR1 gene encoding oxidation resistance protein 1 isoform X8 — protein sequence MSRLWYGKKGRKHQPVNHKYALVVSVAEYHRRIDALNSEELRTLCRRLQITTREDINSKQATNIKTDLEPEAFRPNLSDPSELLQPEQIEKLTKSLPPRTIGYPWTLVYSTAKHGMSLKTLYRTMLGLDTPVLLVIKDSDGQVFGALASEPFKVSDGFYGTGETFMFTFSPDFEVFKWTGDNMFFIKGDMDSLAFGGGGGEFALWLDGDLYHGRSHSCKTFGNHTLSKREDFIIQDIEIWAFE from the exons GTAGTGTCAGTGGCTGAGTATCACCGCAGGATCGATGCTCTAAATAGCGAAGAACTGCGCACACTCTGCAGACGTCTCCAG ATAACGACAAGAGAAGATATCAATTCAAAACAGGCAACAAATATCAAAACAGACCTGGAGCCTGAAGCATTCCGGCCAAATCTTAGCGATCCCAGTGAATTACTACAGCCAGAACAAATTGAAAAA CTCACAAAGTCTCTTCCACCACGGACCATTGGCTATCCATGGACTCTTGTCTACAGTACTGCAAAGCATGGCATGAGCTTGAAGACTTTGTATCGAACTATGCTGGGATTAGACACACCTGTGCTGTTGGTTATCAAGGACAGTGATGGACAG GTTTTTGGTGCACTAGCATCTGAACCATTTAAAGTGAGCGATGGCTTTTATGGCACTGGGGAGACCTTTATGTTTACTTTTTCTCCAGATTTTGAG gTTTTCAAATGGACAGGAGACAACATGTTCTTCATTAAAGGAGACATGGACTCCCTTGCTTTTGGTGGAGGAGG AGGGGAGTTTGCTCTTTGGCTCGATGGTGATCTCTACCATGGAAGAAGTCATTCATGTAAAACATTTGGGAATCATACACTTTCTAAGAGAGAAGACTTCATTATTCAAGACATAGAAATATGGGCTTTTGAATGA